Below is a window of Bradyrhizobium sp. SZCCHNS1050 DNA.
TCCGCGATCCGAACCCGGTGATCTTCCTCGAGAACGAGGTGCTCTACGGACACTCCGGCGAGGTGCCGAAGCTCGACGACTACGTGATCCCGATCGGCAAGGCGCGCATCGCCCGCAGCGGCAAGGACGTCACCATCATCTCGTGGTCGAACGGCATGACCTACGCGCTGAAGGCCGCCGATGAGCTTGCCAAGGAGGGTATCGAGGCCGAGGTGATCGACCTGCGCACGCTGCGTCCGATGGACACCGAGACCATCGTCGCCTCGGTCAAGAAGACCGGCCGCGCGGTGACGGTGGAGGAGGGCTGGCAGCAGAGCGGCGTCGGCGCCGAGATCGCCGCGCGCATCATGGAGCACGCCTTCGACTATCTCGATGCCCCAGTCGCGCGCGTGTCCGGCAAGGACGTGCCGATGCCGTATGCGGCGAATCTCGAGAAGCTCGCGCTGCCCTCGGCCGCGGAGGTCGTTCAGGCCGCCAAATCCGTCTGCTACCGGTAAGCCGTCGAGGACGCCCAGATGGCCGGACCCAAGGAGCAGCCGCTGCCGCCCGATGTGATCGGCCGCGAGGACGCCACCGAAGTGTTGCGCGCCTTCGTGCTCGATGGCGGGCTCTCGATCGCCTTCCAGCGCGCGTTCGAGGAGCCCGACGTGTGGGGGCTGCTCCTGGTCGACGTCGCCCGTCATGCTGCGCGCGCCTATGCGCGCGAGAGCGATTATTCCGAAGACGAGGCGCTGCAGCGCATCGTCGAGATGTTCGAAGCCGAGCTGGCTCGGCCGACCGATACGGGCACCACCAGCCCCAGGTCGAAACAAGGTCACTGATCATGCCGATCAACATTCTCATGCCCGCGCTGTCGCCGACGATGGAGAAGGGCAACCTCGCCCGTTGGCTCAAGAAGGAAGGCGACCAGGTCAAGTCCGGCGAGGTCATCGCCGAGATCGAGACCGACAAGGCCACGATGGAAGTCGAGGCGGTCGACGAAGGTACCCTCGCCAAGATCCTGGTGCCGGAAGGCACGCAGGACGTGCCCGTGAACGACGTGATCGCGGTGCTCGCCGGCGAGGGCGAGGACGTCAAGGCCGCCGGCAGCGCACCGGCTGCGGCAGCTCCCAAGCCCGAGGCCAAGCCCATCGCCTCGGCGGCTCCCGCTGCGACGGCTGCACCGGCCGCGGCGCCCGCGCCGAAGCCGGCTACGGCTCCTGCGCCAGCCGCGCCTGCGGCGGCCCCTCAGGTCAACGGTCATGCGCGCATCTTCTCGTCGCCATTGGCGCGCCGTCTCGCCAAGGATGCCGGCATCGATCTCGGCCGCATCACCGGCACCGGCCCGCACGGCCGCGTCGTTGCGCGCGACGTCGAGGAGGCCAAGTCCGGCAAGGGCCTGAAGGCCGCGCCGTCGGCGGCACCTGCCGCGGCAGGCGCGCCCGCGCTGGCGCCGTCGATGTCGGACAAGCAGATCCTGGCGCTGTTCGAGCCCGGCTCCTACGAGGTCATCCCGCATGACGGCATGCGCCGCACCATCGCGCAGCGCCTCACGGCGTCGGTGCAGAACGTCCCGCACTTCTATCTCACGATCGACTGCGACATCGGCAAGCTCCTGGCTGCGCGCGAGGAGATCAATGCGGCTGCTCCAAAGGACAAGGAGAAGAAGCCGCTCTACAAGCTCTCGGTGAACGATTTCGTCATCAAGGCGATGGCGGTGGCGCTGCAGAAGATCCCGAACTGCAACGTCAGCTGGACCGAAGGCGGCATGGTCAAGCACAAGCATTCCGATGTCGGTGTCGCCGTCGCAATGCCCGGCGGACTGATCACGCCGATCATCCGCAAGGCCGAGACCAAGACGCTGTCGGCGATCTCCAGCGAGATGAAGGACTTTGCCGCGCGCGCCCGCTCGCGCAAGCTGAAGCCGGAGGAATATCAGGGCGGCACCACGGCCGTCTCCAACCTCGGCATGTACGGCATCAACCACTTCACCGCCGTGATCAATCCGCCGCACGCCACGATCCTCGCGGTTGGCACCTCGGAAGAACGCCCCGTCGTGCGCAACGGCAAGATCGAGATCGCGAGCATGATGAGCGTGACGTTGTCGTGCGATCACCGCGCGATCGACGGCGCGCTCGGCGCCGAGCTGATCGGCGCCTTCAAGCAACTGATCGAGAATCCCGTGATGATGATGGTGTGATCTTGCTTTCCGGAGCGGGATGGCAAACGGGGCCGACGCATGCGCATCAGAACGCGGTGGCCCTGGATCACGGCGCTGGTGAGCGCCGCGCTGTTCGCCAATCCGCTCGGGATCGACGTCATCTATTCTGCCTTCTTCTCCGGCGAGGCGCTGTCGCGCGGCATCTGGGCGCCGATCGCGCTCGCCGGATTCGCTATCTGCACCCTGCTGATGCTCCTGGAAGCCGTCATGCGAGCCATGATCTGGCGACGCTCCGTCCGCAGCCCCACCGTCTGATTTCCGACTGCTTAAGTTGAATGGGAGCCGTCATGGCCGACACATCCTTCGACATCATCATCATCGGGTCCGGCCCGGGCGGCTACGTCGCCGCGATCCGCGCCGCCCAGCTCGGCTTCAAGACCGCGATCATCGAGAAGTCCTACCTCGGCGGCATCTGCCTGAACTGGGGCTGCATCCCGACCAAGGCGCTGCTGCGCTCGGCCGAGATCTATCACTACATGCAGCATGCCAAGGACTATGGCCTGTCGGCGGAGAACATCTCCTACGATCCGAAGGCGGTTGTGCAGCGCTCGCGCGGCGTCTCGAAGCGCCTCAATGACGGCGTCGGCTTCCTGATGAAGAAGAACAAGGTCCAGGTGATCTGGGGCAAGGCTGCGATCGACGCGCCCGGCAAGATCACGGTGACCAAATCCGACGTCGAGGCGCCCAAGGGCGCGCTGGGCGAGGGGACCTATCAGGCGAAGCACATCATCGTTGCCACCGGCGCGCGGCCGCGTGTGCTGCCGGGACTCGAGCCGGACAAGAAGCTGGTCTGGACCTATTTCGAGGCGATGGTTCCTGACAAGATGCCGAAGTCGCTGTTGGTGGTCGGCTCTGGCGCGATCGGCATCGAGTTCGCGTCGTTCTTCCGCACCATGGGCTCCGAGGTGACGGTGGTCGAGGTGCTGCCGCAGATCCTCCCCGTGGAAGACGCCGAGATCGCCGGCCTCGCGCGCAAGCAACTGGAGAAGCAGGGCCTCAAGATCATGACCGGCGCCAAGGTCACCAAGCTCGACAAGAAGAGCGACAGCGTGGTGGCGACGATCGACGACGGCAAGGGCAAGACCGAGACGGTCGAGTTCGATCGCGTGATCTCGGCGGTCGGCGTCGTCGGCAACATCGAGAATCTCGGGCTCGAGAAGCTCGGCGTGAAGACCGATCGCGGCTGCATCGTCATCGACGGCTACGGCAAGACCAACGTCCCCGGCCTCTACGCGATCGGCGACGTCGCGGGTCCCCCGATGCTGGCGCACAAGGCCGAGCATGAGGGCGTGGTCTGCATCGAGGCCATCAAGGGCCTGCATCCGCACCCGATGGACAAGAACCTCATTCCGGGCTGCACCTATTGCCATCCGCAAGTCGCCTCGGTCGGCCTCACCGAGGCCAAGGCCAAGGAGCAGGGCCGCGACGTCAGAGTCGGCCGCTTCCCCTTCGTCGGCAACGGCAAGGCAATTGCGCTCGGCGAGGACCAGGGCCTGGTCAAGGTGATCTTCGACAAGAAGACCGGACAACTGATCGGCGCCCACATGGTCGGCGCCGAGGTCACCGAGCTGATCCAGGGCTATGTCGTGGCGATGAACCTCGAGACGACAGAGGAAGAGCTGATGCACACGGTCTTCCCGCATCCGACCCTGTCGGAGATGATGAAGGAAGCCGTGCTCGACGCCTACGGCCGCGTGCTGAACATGTAGCTCCGTCCCCGCTCGTCATGCGCGGGCTTGACCCGCGCATCCATCGCGCTTCGGGAAACTCTGC
It encodes the following:
- a CDS encoding DUF5076 domain-containing protein, yielding MAGPKEQPLPPDVIGREDATEVLRAFVLDGGLSIAFQRAFEEPDVWGLLLVDVARHAARAYARESDYSEDEALQRIVEMFEAELARPTDTGTTSPRSKQGH
- a CDS encoding pyruvate dehydrogenase complex dihydrolipoamide acetyltransferase, producing MPINILMPALSPTMEKGNLARWLKKEGDQVKSGEVIAEIETDKATMEVEAVDEGTLAKILVPEGTQDVPVNDVIAVLAGEGEDVKAAGSAPAAAAPKPEAKPIASAAPAATAAPAAAPAPKPATAPAPAAPAAAPQVNGHARIFSSPLARRLAKDAGIDLGRITGTGPHGRVVARDVEEAKSGKGLKAAPSAAPAAAGAPALAPSMSDKQILALFEPGSYEVIPHDGMRRTIAQRLTASVQNVPHFYLTIDCDIGKLLAAREEINAAAPKDKEKKPLYKLSVNDFVIKAMAVALQKIPNCNVSWTEGGMVKHKHSDVGVAVAMPGGLITPIIRKAETKTLSAISSEMKDFAARARSRKLKPEEYQGGTTAVSNLGMYGINHFTAVINPPHATILAVGTSEERPVVRNGKIEIASMMSVTLSCDHRAIDGALGAELIGAFKQLIENPVMMMV
- the lpdA gene encoding dihydrolipoyl dehydrogenase, with product MADTSFDIIIIGSGPGGYVAAIRAAQLGFKTAIIEKSYLGGICLNWGCIPTKALLRSAEIYHYMQHAKDYGLSAENISYDPKAVVQRSRGVSKRLNDGVGFLMKKNKVQVIWGKAAIDAPGKITVTKSDVEAPKGALGEGTYQAKHIIVATGARPRVLPGLEPDKKLVWTYFEAMVPDKMPKSLLVVGSGAIGIEFASFFRTMGSEVTVVEVLPQILPVEDAEIAGLARKQLEKQGLKIMTGAKVTKLDKKSDSVVATIDDGKGKTETVEFDRVISAVGVVGNIENLGLEKLGVKTDRGCIVIDGYGKTNVPGLYAIGDVAGPPMLAHKAEHEGVVCIEAIKGLHPHPMDKNLIPGCTYCHPQVASVGLTEAKAKEQGRDVRVGRFPFVGNGKAIALGEDQGLVKVIFDKKTGQLIGAHMVGAEVTELIQGYVVAMNLETTEEELMHTVFPHPTLSEMMKEAVLDAYGRVLNM